From the genome of Chelonoidis abingdonii isolate Lonesome George chromosome 25, CheloAbing_2.0, whole genome shotgun sequence, one region includes:
- the STMN1 gene encoding stathmin, whose protein sequence is MASSDIQVKELEKRASGQAFELILSPRSKEAVPEFPLSPPKKKDLSLEEIQKKLEAAEERRKSHEAEVLKQLAEKREHEKEVLQKAIEENNNFSKMAEEKLTHKMEANKENREAQMAAKLERLREKDKHIEEVRKNKEGKEPGENETD, encoded by the exons ATGGCTTCTTCTG ATATTCAGGTGAAGGAGCTGGAAAAGCGTGCCTCTGGGCAGGCATTTGAGCTGATACTCAGTCCTCGTTCAAAAGAAGCAGTCCCagaatttcccctctcccctccaaagAAGAAAGATCTTTCACTGGAAGAAATTCAGAAGAAGTTGGAAGCTGCAGAAGAGAGACGCAAG TCTCATGAAGCAGAAGTCTTGAAGCAATTAGCTGAGAAACGAGAGCATGAAAAAGAAGTGCTTCAGAAAGCAATTGAAGAAAATAATAACTTcagcaaaatggcagaagagAAGCTGACCCACAAAATGGAAGCtaacaaagaaaacagagaggcacaaatGGCTGCTAAACTGGAGCGCTTGAGGGAGAAA GACAAGCATATTGAAGAAGTACGAAAGAACAAAGAAGGCAAAGAACCTGGTGAGAACGAAACTGACTAA